In Candidatus Bathyarchaeia archaeon, the following are encoded in one genomic region:
- a CDS encoding radical SAM protein produces the protein MALISKFDPWRSKFCTCPPKLTFNPYTGCDHHCVYCYASSYIPKFHDCRPKKDLIPKLRREATRLKGEIISISNSSDPYPNLEEKTGLMRKCLEILTQSNCKIQIITKSSSVVRDIDFLRKRPSMVALTITIEDDDTAKIIEPNAPLPSKRLKAAEELANKGIPVCVRIDPIIPHINENSENLIRTLAQIGVKHITASTYKVKPDNWKRFSAAMPKTAEKLKSLYFEQGEKIGGYFLLPKELRLKLMKTLGAIAEKYNIKFATCREGLSYLNTAACDGSWMLTESKID, from the coding sequence GTGGCTTTGATTTCCAAATTTGACCCTTGGCGTTCTAAGTTTTGTACTTGTCCGCCTAAATTGACCTTTAATCCCTATACTGGTTGTGACCATCATTGTGTTTACTGTTATGCCTCAAGCTATATTCCAAAGTTTCATGATTGCAGACCAAAAAAAGATTTAATTCCAAAACTAAGAAGAGAAGCTACCCGCCTAAAAGGAGAAATAATCTCAATTTCCAATTCTTCAGACCCCTACCCTAACTTGGAAGAAAAAACTGGTCTAATGCGGAAATGCTTGGAAATTCTAACCCAAAGCAACTGTAAAATTCAAATAATAACAAAATCTTCATCAGTCGTCAGAGACATTGACTTTTTACGAAAACGTCCTTCCATGGTTGCTTTAACCATCACAATAGAAGACGACGACACTGCAAAAATCATCGAGCCAAATGCGCCGCTCCCATCAAAACGTTTGAAAGCCGCAGAAGAACTAGCCAATAAAGGCATTCCCGTGTGTGTACGCATAGACCCAATAATTCCACATATAAACGAGAACAGTGAAAATCTCATCAGAACACTCGCACAGATAGGTGTCAAGCACATAACAGCCTCAACATACAAAGTAAAACCAGATAACTGGAAAAGATTCAGTGCTGCAATGCCGAAAACCGCGGAAAAATTAAAATCACTCTATTTTGAGCAAGGCGAAAAAATAGGGGGATACTTTCTTCTGCCTAAGGAATTACGGCTAAAATTAATGAAGACTCTGGGCGCAATTGCTGAAAAATACAATATAAAATTTGCAACTTGCCGAGAAGGCTTAAGTTATTTGAACACTGCAGCATGTGACGGTTCATGGATGTTAACCGAGTCAAAAATAGACTGA
- a CDS encoding V4R domain-containing protein, whose translation MCTYQLIWKGVQQTTQQYYEPLNMGRIILFDKNQKIYGIIIQSKIEQGVLRKIAELAEKLGVIVRYIQISMPKAHEPTITAIAFIDFSNSKTTPEKALELVKKQKFIKTAHIIKPKREGIIFDSYFFPLIAEDERAVIFRRSVYEALFNGVRRKFGSAGEAMLYYEGFAVGFEIYDRYMKAANSENLEDIVEVAKAVNMTLGWGIIDKIRIDVEKRAARVRIHQNFECELSENNGKPYSQFYRGAIAGLFTRFFKKDVKVQETKCIAKGDPYCEFTIKSL comes from the coding sequence TTGTGCACCTACCAACTCATCTGGAAAGGTGTGCAGCAAACAACCCAACAATATTACGAACCGTTAAACATGGGAAGAATAATACTTTTTGACAAAAACCAAAAAATTTACGGCATCATTATCCAATCGAAAATAGAGCAGGGTGTGCTTCGAAAAATCGCTGAGTTGGCAGAAAAACTCGGTGTTATAGTTCGATACATTCAGATTTCCATGCCAAAAGCACATGAACCCACGATCACTGCAATAGCATTTATAGATTTCTCAAATTCAAAGACTACTCCAGAAAAAGCTTTGGAACTTGTTAAAAAACAAAAATTCATTAAAACTGCTCATATTATAAAACCAAAAAGAGAAGGCATAATTTTTGATAGTTACTTTTTTCCACTAATCGCAGAAGATGAAAGAGCTGTTATATTCCGGAGGTCGGTTTACGAAGCATTATTTAATGGTGTCAGAAGAAAATTTGGTTCAGCAGGCGAAGCCATGTTATATTATGAAGGATTTGCAGTAGGTTTTGAAATCTATGACAGATACATGAAAGCTGCCAATTCAGAAAATCTGGAGGATATAGTCGAAGTTGCAAAAGCAGTCAACATGACACTAGGCTGGGGAATAATTGACAAAATAAGAATAGATGTAGAAAAAAGAGCGGCTCGAGTGCGAATACACCAAAATTTCGAATGCGAACTAAGCGAAAACAACGGAAAACCCTACAGCCAATTCTACAGAGGCGCGATTGCTGGACTTTTCACCCGCTTCTTCAAAAAAGACGTGAAAGTTCAAGAAACCAAATGCATTGCAAAAGGAGACCCATACTGCGAATTCACCATCAAAAGCCTCTGA
- the cas1 gene encoding CRISPR-associated endonuclease Cas1: MGKEKAEKIILSDYGCFLGMQKGCYILKDRHGNIKKFPQLEAEIGEVVLMSGNMVSTGVLASFGYWDIDVLVATRNGKPVAILKSLDDDSHVKTRICQYEAFKNGKSIEIAKTILKAKIEGQNQILKKYGLKQHDIVGLRERINALKSKKIMEIRRKLIGIEGKHTKKYFNQIFQLFPEPLRVERRRSYKAYDGINNLFNLAYEILYYKCYQALIKTHLEPFLGFVHALEYSKPSLVLDFQEVYRYLVDDFVIEYAQDLKLKDFISKTEIVSRDKLGKRIYLNNAKTKDFLVELHGYFKRKVDVPRIKHGFKCEIETLIFEEAMLLAKYLRNERQKWFPRIVNLS; encoded by the coding sequence ATGGGAAAAGAGAAAGCAGAAAAGATTATTCTGTCTGATTATGGATGTTTTTTGGGAATGCAGAAGGGATGTTACATTCTTAAAGACAGACATGGAAACATAAAGAAGTTTCCACAGTTAGAAGCTGAAATCGGAGAAGTTGTTTTGATGAGTGGAAACATGGTTTCTACGGGTGTTTTGGCGTCTTTTGGTTATTGGGATATTGACGTTTTGGTGGCTACTCGGAACGGTAAACCCGTTGCTATACTTAAAAGTTTAGATGATGACAGTCACGTAAAAACTAGAATTTGCCAGTATGAAGCTTTTAAAAATGGAAAAAGCATTGAAATAGCCAAAACAATTTTGAAAGCTAAAATTGAAGGTCAAAATCAAATACTTAAGAAATACGGGTTGAAACAGCATGATATTGTTGGTTTAAGAGAAAGGATTAATGCTTTAAAAAGCAAAAAAATAATGGAAATTCGCAGAAAATTAATAGGAATTGAAGGAAAACACACCAAAAAATACTTCAACCAGATTTTTCAGTTGTTTCCAGAACCTTTAAGGGTTGAACGCAGACGGTCATATAAAGCGTATGACGGAATTAACAACCTTTTCAATTTGGCTTATGAAATACTCTATTACAAATGTTATCAAGCATTAATTAAAACTCATTTAGAACCTTTTCTAGGGTTTGTTCACGCATTGGAATATTCAAAGCCGAGTTTAGTGTTGGATTTCCAAGAAGTTTACCGTTATTTGGTTGATGATTTTGTAATTGAGTATGCTCAAGACTTAAAGCTTAAAGACTTCATAAGCAAAACAGAAATTGTTTCGAGAGATAAGCTGGGAAAACGCATTTATCTTAACAATGCGAAAACTAAAGATTTTCTTGTTGAATTGCATGGTTATTTTAAACGTAAAGTAGATGTTCCTAGAATAAAACATGGTTTTAAATGTGAAATTGAAACGTTAATTTTTGAGGAGGCTATGCTTTTGGCTAAATATTTACGGAATGAACGGCAAAAATGGTTTCCTAGAATAGTCAACCTTTCGTGA